Proteins from a single region of Clupea harengus chromosome 5, Ch_v2.0.2, whole genome shotgun sequence:
- the elf3 gene encoding ETS-related transcription factor Elf-3 isoform X2, producing the protein MTTSSELSRILNNVNGTVYPAEPSPLSPMLHTVTFPTPVINKMPQFTDLSFANTLGPWQHVNPLYWTKRNVLDWIEYHVDESKYDASELNMEYCFLDGATLCQLSHETFLSMYGALGERLYQSLERHKHKHDMPCDLLDPFNETCTLLNDFLGNLPQYPTFLDDDGIGLLDTVVVSDDIKKEKDSYNYCWHMTPLSDGYESGSSLSDSHNSSTMGSFMNPSSPESTGSESDPEYMENKFSIKKSFVKQEGGEQKKRGRGRPPKINRGSDHYIETKKSKHAPRGTHLWEFIREILIHPEKNQGLMKWEDRREGVFKFLKSEAVAQLWGQKKKNSSMTYEKLSRAMRYYYKREILERVDGRRLVYKFGKNASGWKLEDLGLGM; encoded by the exons ATGACGACCTCCAGTGAGCTCAGTCGGATCCTGAACAACGTGAATGGAACGGTGTACCCCGCTGAGCCATCTCCCCTGTCACCCATGCTGCACACTGTGACCTTCCCCACTCCTGTCATCAACAAGATGCCCCAGTTCACTGACTTGTCATTTGCCAACACACTGG GTCCATGGCAGCATGTGAACCCTCTGTACTGGACTAAGAGGAACGTCCTGGACTGGATCGAGTACCACGTGGATGAGAGCAAGTACGATGCCAGCGAGCTCAACATGGAGTACTGCTTTCTGGACGGGGCCACTCTGTGCCAGCTGTCCCACGAGACCTTCCTCTCCATGTACGGTGCACTGGGCGAGAGACTATACCAGAGCCTGGAgagacacaagcacaagcatg ACATGCCCTGTGACCTGTTAGATCCTTTCAATGAAACCTGCACCCTTCTGAATGACTTCCTGGGCAACCTACCTCAGTACCCGACGTTCCTGGATGACGATGGCATTGGACTTCTGGACACTGTGGTTGTGAGCGATG ATATCAAGAAAGAGAAGGATTCCTACAACTACTGTTGGCACATGACTCCACTGAGCGATGGTTATGAGTCTGGCTCTTCACTCTCTGACAGCCACAACAGCTCCACCATGG GGAGCTTCATGAACCCCAGCTCTCCAGAGTCCACTGGAAGTGAATCAGATCCAGAGTACATGGAAAATAAATTCTCCATCAAGA AGAGCTTTGTGAAACAGGAGGGCGGagagcagaagaagagaggaagagggagacccCCAAAGATCAACAGAGGCAGTGACCACTACATCGAGACCAAGAAGAGCAAACATG CTCCGCGAGGCACACACCTGTGGGAGTTCATCCGTGAAATCTTGATCCACCCAGAGAAGAACCAGGGCCTGATGAAGTGGGAGGACCGGCGCGAGGGTGTCTTTAAGTTCCTCAAGTCTGAGGCTGTGGCCCAGCTGTGGggccagaagaagaagaacagcaGCATGACTTACGAGAAGCTCAGCCGCGCCATGAG gTACTACTACAAGAGAGAAATACTGGAGCGCGTGGATGGGCGTCGCCTCGTCTACAAGTTTGGGAAGAATGCCAGCGGCTGGAAGCTGGAGGACCTTGGCCTGGGAATGTGA
- the apobec2a gene encoding C->U-editing enzyme APOBEC-2a, whose product MADKKSAPVVRRKVDKKKEVDKKKEAQVEVKKEVKGEVKEKGKEKKPTDTVKNGEAPAEGAAANGATNGVAADGEPVKNGDEEDKVELMELPPFEIISGNRIDPFFFKYQFKNVEYCSGRNKTFLCYLMDPGRDGLLLRGYLEDEHATEHVEEAFFTQILPYYNPKIKYNATWYVSSSPCATCAAKVAEQLKARPTLRLTIFSARLFDWEEPEIQAGLKALAAAGCKLRVMKPLDFTYTWDTFVENDCETFTLWEDCQENYEYYQEKLADILE is encoded by the exons ATGGCAGACAAGAAGAGTGCGCCTGTGGTCAGGAGGAAGGTAGACAAAAAGAAGGAGGTAGACAAAAAGAAGGAGGCGCAGGTGGAGGTAAAGAAGGAGGTGAAGGGGGAGGTAAAGGAGAAGGGCAAGGAAAAGAAGCCCACGGACACGGTGAAAAATGGGGAGGCCCCTGCCGAGGGAGCTGCCGCAAACGGGGCCACAAACGGGGTGGCGGCTGACGGGGAACCCGTGAAGAATGGGGACGAGGAAGACAAAGTGGAGCTCATGGAGCTGCCGCCCTTCGAGATCATCTCAGG GAACCGGATCGACCCTTTCTTCTTCAAGTATCAGTTCAAGAATGTGGAATACTGCTCGGGCCGCAACAAGACCTTCCTCTGCTACCTGATGGACCCAGGCCGAGATGGACTCCTCTTACGGGGCTACCTGGAGGATGAGCACGCGACCGAGCACGTAGAGGAGGCCTTCTTCACGCAGATACTGCCCTACTACAACCCCAAGATTAAGTACAACGCCACCTGGTACGTGTCATCCAGCCCCTGTGCTACCTGCGCCGCCAAGGTGGCGGAGCAGCTGAAGGCCCGGCCCACGCTCCGCCTCACCATCTTCTCCGCCCGTCTCTTCGACTGGGAGGAGCCAGAGATCCAGGCAGGGCTGAAGGCGCTGGCGGCAGCGGGCTGCAAGCTGCGTGTCATGAAGCCGCTGGACTTCACATACACCTGGGACACATTCGTGGAGAACGACTGCGAAACCTTCACGCTGTGGGAGGACTGTCAGGAAAACTACGAGTACTACCAGGAAAAGCTAGCCGACATCCTGgagtga
- the elf3 gene encoding ETS-related transcription factor Elf-3 isoform X1 yields MTTSSELSRILNNVNGTVYPAEPSPLSPMLHTVTFPTPVINKMPQFTDLSFANTLGPWQHVNPLYWTKRNVLDWIEYHVDESKYDASELNMEYCFLDGATLCQLSHETFLSMYGALGERLYQSLERHKHKHDMPCDLLDPFNETCTLLNDFLGNLPQYPTFLDDDGIGLLDTVVVSDADIKKEKDSYNYCWHMTPLSDGYESGSSLSDSHNSSTMGSFMNPSSPESTGSESDPEYMENKFSIKKSFVKQEGGEQKKRGRGRPPKINRGSDHYIETKKSKHAPRGTHLWEFIREILIHPEKNQGLMKWEDRREGVFKFLKSEAVAQLWGQKKKNSSMTYEKLSRAMRYYYKREILERVDGRRLVYKFGKNASGWKLEDLGLGM; encoded by the exons ATGACGACCTCCAGTGAGCTCAGTCGGATCCTGAACAACGTGAATGGAACGGTGTACCCCGCTGAGCCATCTCCCCTGTCACCCATGCTGCACACTGTGACCTTCCCCACTCCTGTCATCAACAAGATGCCCCAGTTCACTGACTTGTCATTTGCCAACACACTGG GTCCATGGCAGCATGTGAACCCTCTGTACTGGACTAAGAGGAACGTCCTGGACTGGATCGAGTACCACGTGGATGAGAGCAAGTACGATGCCAGCGAGCTCAACATGGAGTACTGCTTTCTGGACGGGGCCACTCTGTGCCAGCTGTCCCACGAGACCTTCCTCTCCATGTACGGTGCACTGGGCGAGAGACTATACCAGAGCCTGGAgagacacaagcacaagcatg ACATGCCCTGTGACCTGTTAGATCCTTTCAATGAAACCTGCACCCTTCTGAATGACTTCCTGGGCAACCTACCTCAGTACCCGACGTTCCTGGATGACGATGGCATTGGACTTCTGGACACTGTGGTTGTGAGCGATG CAGATATCAAGAAAGAGAAGGATTCCTACAACTACTGTTGGCACATGACTCCACTGAGCGATGGTTATGAGTCTGGCTCTTCACTCTCTGACAGCCACAACAGCTCCACCATGG GGAGCTTCATGAACCCCAGCTCTCCAGAGTCCACTGGAAGTGAATCAGATCCAGAGTACATGGAAAATAAATTCTCCATCAAGA AGAGCTTTGTGAAACAGGAGGGCGGagagcagaagaagagaggaagagggagacccCCAAAGATCAACAGAGGCAGTGACCACTACATCGAGACCAAGAAGAGCAAACATG CTCCGCGAGGCACACACCTGTGGGAGTTCATCCGTGAAATCTTGATCCACCCAGAGAAGAACCAGGGCCTGATGAAGTGGGAGGACCGGCGCGAGGGTGTCTTTAAGTTCCTCAAGTCTGAGGCTGTGGCCCAGCTGTGGggccagaagaagaagaacagcaGCATGACTTACGAGAAGCTCAGCCGCGCCATGAG gTACTACTACAAGAGAGAAATACTGGAGCGCGTGGATGGGCGTCGCCTCGTCTACAAGTTTGGGAAGAATGCCAGCGGCTGGAAGCTGGAGGACCTTGGCCTGGGAATGTGA
- the pth4 gene encoding parathyroid hormone 4: MIRQVCQGTKDSYDTWTLVIGREQTMLASQSQSLAILVLVVFTAVQCQDDRRRAVTEHQLLHDRGRTIQSLKRLIWLSSAIEGLHTAKARAVAVDDDPSRCCSDHPQQLFAQGARDSSGHMGAMESLFSDIFRPHITAVLPSSEK, encoded by the exons ATGATCAGGCAAGTTTGTCAAGGGACCAAGGATAGCTACGACACCTGGACGCTTGTCATCGGCCGGGAACAG ACAATGCTTGCATCCCAGTCACAATCTCTAGCTATTCTAGTCCTTGTGGTTTTCACAGCTGTTCAGTGTCAGGATGACCGACG gagagcAGTGACTGAACATCAGCTGTTGCATGACCGCGGCCGCACCATTCAGAGTCTGAAGAGGCTCATATGGCTCTCGAGCGCCATAGAGGGGCTCCACACAGCTAAAGCTCGAGCCGTTGCCGTCGACGATGACCCTTCCAGGTGTTGTTCTGACCATCCACAGCAGCTCTTCGCTCAGGGTGCTAGGGACAGCAGTGGCCACATGGGGGCGATGGAGTCACTGTTTAGTGACATCTTCAGACCTCACATTACAGCTGTACTGCCTAGTTCAGAAAAATAG